One window from the genome of Salvia miltiorrhiza cultivar Shanhuang (shh) chromosome 7, IMPLAD_Smil_shh, whole genome shotgun sequence encodes:
- the LOC130994188 gene encoding uncharacterized protein LOC130994188: MKEEASSDFAYRSEQSTNKEKKEIAHNTPTYMGDFARPIIEATNSAIVLPTAVHNYILKPNDANLLPLYHGMPNEDALNFVRDFCTQVQTFLLLNITEDQLKLKCFQYALKDRARSWSLSLPPNSITTWNEACEKFMLKYYPNHKTQELRAQIMEFTQGADEPFHEAWDRFQELLRQCPQHQLAPTMVNRFFYDGLGQTSQFIVDNTSGGNIARKTVEELNQIFQTLVESSQQKLVRGKRVEASAVSQNGDLQKQLSSIMREVQQLKMSKMEPPPIPMQSVQPCAICGDLSHGVDQCNRMGEYTPEGQAEVHSAQGFQSRPQYGQSYNQGKQNFNGGWRGQQPYAPQQNFSQ; the protein is encoded by the coding sequence ATGAAGGaggaagccagctctgactTTGCTTACCGATCAGAGCAGAGCACAAAcaaggagaagaaggagattgCGCATAATACTCCGACATATATGGGCGATTTTGCGCGACCCATCATTGAAGCTACCAACTCTGCCATAGTTCTACCCACTGCAGTTCACAACTACATCTTAAAGCCCAACGATGCCAATCTGTTGCCATTGTACCATGGGATGCCTAATGAGGATGCGCTGAACTTTGTTCGAGATTTTTGCACCCAGGTACAGACGTTCCTGCTCCTCAACATCACGGAGGACCAATTAAAGTTGAAGTGTTTCCAATATGCGCTGAAGGATAGAGCACGAAGTTGGTCATTATCCCTGCCGCCAAATTCGATCACTACTTGGAATGAAGCTTGCGAGAAATTCATGCTTAAATACTATCCAAATCATAAGACGCAAGAACTTCGTGCCCAAATTATGGAATTCACACAAGGAGCGGatgagccttttcatgaggcgTGGGATAGATTTCAGGAGCTACTAAGGcagtgcccgcaacatcaacTTGCACCGACTATGGTGAATCGATTCTTCTACGATGGATTGGGGCAGACTTCCCAATTTATAGTAGATAACACTTCCGGAGGGAACATAGCCCGTAAGACTGTGGAGGAGCTCAACCAAATCTTCCAAACTCTAGTCGAGAGTTCTCAACAAAAGTTGGTCCGTGGTAAAAGGGTCGAGGCCAGCGCTGTATCACAAAATGGAGATTTGCAAAAACAGTTGTCCTCAATTATGAGGGAAGTACAACAACTTAAGATGAGCAAGATGGAACCGCCCCCTATCCCGATGCAGAGTGTACAACCTTGTGCGATATGTGGTGATCTTAGCCACGGAGTTGATCAATGCAATAGAATGGGAGAGTACACGCCAGAAGGGCAAGCCGAAGTTCACTCTGCGCAAGGATTTCAGAGCAGACCGCAGTATGGGcagagctataatcaagggAAACAGAATTTCAATGGCGGCTGGAGAGGTCAGCAGCCTTATGCACCGCAGCAAAACTTCTCCCAATAA